The Ranitomeya variabilis isolate aRanVar5 chromosome 7, aRanVar5.hap1, whole genome shotgun sequence genome includes a window with the following:
- the LOC143784964 gene encoding uncharacterized protein LOC143784964, whose translation MRSAPLQSKKKKKKSLLTGSWPIKRGKLQTHRRCNMSSPGKTVDPAGEPASRRSSDASHRSETKDSRSRKSQPPISAKKRQKSKHKQCALCDEPLPDSHPKKLCNQCMAETMQSPSMSVTDIRAIIREELQAISQASTPPKKSGKEKAISSSESEEEGVIHSDSSQASSSSSTHSDIEGRACFPLDGVDNLVKSIRNTIGCEDTKDDQTAQDIMFAGLAERKRRAFPVIPAVKALIKREWEKQDQRGFLPSASKRKYPFNDEELISWTKIPKVDAAVASTSKQSALPVEDAGLLSDPLDRKAESSLKRSWEASINCQHVHS comes from the exons atgcgcagtgcaccgctgcagagtaaaaaaaaaaaaaaaaaaagtttactgaccggatcctggcctataaaaagggggaagttgcaaacgcacaggcgatgcaacatgtcgtccccaggcaagactgtggacccagcaggtgagccagccagcagaaggtcctcagatgccagccacaggagtgagaccaaggattcaagatccagaaagtcgcagcctcctatttcg gccaaaaagagacagaaatctaagcacaagcaatgtgcgttatgtgacgagcctctcccagattcccaccccaaaaaactctgcaatcagtgtatggcggaaacaatgcagagtccatctatgtcggtcacagatatacgggccataattagagaggaattacaggccatctcacaagccagtaccccccctaaaaaatccgggaaagaaaaggctatatccagctctgagtccgaggaggaaggcgttatccactcagactcctcgcaggcatcatcctcttcctcaacacattccgacattgagggtcgagcttgttttcctcttgatggggtggacaacctagtaaagtccatcaggaatactataggttgtgaggatacaaaagacgaccaaactgcacaagacatcatgtttgcagggttggcagagaggaagagaagagcattcccagtaattcctgcggttaaggctctgataaagagggagtgggagaaacaggaccagagaggtttcctcccgtcagcctccaaaaggaagtacccctttaatgatgaggagttaatttcatggactaaaatccctaaggtggacgctgcagtcgcctccacctcaaaacagtcagccctaccagtcgaggatgcgggcctactttctgatcctttagatcggaaggcagaatcgtcactgaaacgatcatgggaggcttccatcaattgccagcacgtgcacagctag